One Nostoc sp. CENA543 genomic window, GGGAGGATTGGTTAACAATTCAAATAACAGAGTTGGTGATTGTTGAAATAGTTTGTAAAAAATTGAGTCACGCCGCATGAAGCATTCTCGTTAAATTCTATTAAACATCTAACCATACTTACCTTGACATTCTGATTTGATTACTGCTCAACTCATCCCTAAACCCAGGTGACTCTTCAGTATGTGACATTCTTAACCTTGTCAGCGATCGCCAAAGTCTGGTTAGCATTATCCTCGTTCAACTCCGTGGTAAAATTATTGCTATTAATTATCATTAGTGTAGGCAATTCCTGACTTTGAACACAACTCCGACAGATGTTTGATGTTGAACATACAAGCAGGTGGGGGATTTGGTAGCCGTACTCATGCAGGTTTCCCCGGATAACCATTGACGGTTTTGGGTTCGATGTTGGTGAATTTTTAGGATGAGGGTAATTGTGCGATTATTGCTGTTAAGTTGTTTAATTTTAGTCTCAGTTTTAGGTTGTCATCACCAACCGTCTGACATCCCGTCTTCCCATCTCACACCCAGAGGTGATTGTCAAACAGTGCGACATCTGGGAGGAGAAACGCAGATTTGTGGACATCCACAACGGATTGTGGTTCTCAATCCCAAGATGTTAGATATTGTACTGTCATTAAATGTCCAGCCGATTGGCTACGCAGAAATATTTAGCAATCGTCGTGGCGACTTCGATCAACCTAGCCAACAGATTCCCTATTTAGGCGATCGCATCACTCAACCAATTGCTAACCTGGGAATGAGTAGCAATCCATCCCTAGAAACTATCATCAAACTCAAGCCAGATTTGATATTGGGGGATATTCGGGGAAATCAGCAGCAATATAGTCAATTATCCCAAATTGCGCCTACATTGCTATTTGACTATGTTGGTAGAGATAAATGGCAAGATTCTCTACAAGCGATCGCTAAAGTTTTAGGACGTACTGATCAAGCTAAAAAAATCGTAGCAGCCCAT contains:
- a CDS encoding iron-siderophore ABC transporter substrate-binding protein codes for the protein MRLLLLSCLILVSVLGCHHQPSDIPSSHLTPRGDCQTVRHLGGETQICGHPQRIVVLNPKMLDIVLSLNVQPIGYAEIFSNRRGDFDQPSQQIPYLGDRITQPIANLGMSSNPSLETIIKLKPDLILGDIRGNQQQYSQLSQIAPTLLFDYVGRDKWQDSLQAIAKVLGRTDQAKKIVAAHRQQIATTRQVLAPIVKAYPKVLMVSSEQLNSSINIVTPLDFCGGLLEDIGFKLATVSNSIPTNITQQISVEKLPQFDADLIIVQGYNIVELSRIRNTNSFTKSQLKSVQKSWQTNTIAQSLSASRNNRVYFIPSYICLGLPSPSGTQITLESLQEQLLPLDKTVNRN